CGTCGGTCGCGAGGAGGTTGCTCGACTCGACGAAGAGTTTGTCGCCCTGGAGGCTCACGAGGTTGATCTCGCTCGCCCGGTCGGCGAACCAGCACGTGCCCTGGCCCTTCACCTCCATGAGGGTCATCTGCTCGCCGGTGATCCGGCGCGTCACCATGCCGCGGATGCCTTCGCCGCCGCCGCTGAGTTTCTTGAAGGCCATCTGACCGTCGTACGCGACCATGGAGCCGTTCTTCGCCTTCACGGCGTCGCCGGTCATGTCGACGGCCAGCACCTTGCTGCCTTGTAGTCGGAACATCGCCACGAGGTGAAGGTATCGGGCGGGATGTCCCCGCCGACAGGTCCCCGTACCCCTGAGGCGGGCCGCCGGCCCTCCAATGCCACAATGGACGGACGCTTGTGCGCTCATTCACAAACACCGAAGGTGACCCGTGGACATCAAGACCGCCTCCGCCCTCCGCCGCCTCCGACTGGTCTCCGGACCGGAGGCCGTCTCGTTCCTGCTGCTGCTCGTGTGTTCGGTGCTGAAGCGGACCACGGACTTCAACGCGGTGCCGGTGATGGGCATGGTCCACGGAGTCCTCTTCGTGCTGTACGTGATCTTCTGGGCCGACGCGTGGAACCGGGCGAAGTGGGGGCTGAGGACCGCAGCGCTCTACTTCGTGCTGTCCGTGCTGCCGACCGGCGGCTTCTTCGCCGAGCGCAAGCTCAAGGGTGAGGCCGAGGCCGCGGTCATCAAGTCCCGTGCGCGCAACGAGGGGATCGTGGGCGCATGATCGTCGCCTTTTCCGTGACGCCGCTCGGGGTCAGCGAGGACGTGGGGGAGTACGTGGCCGACGCGGTGCGGGTCGTCCGTGAGTCGGGGCTCCCGAACCGGACGGACGCCATGTTCACCTCGCTGGAGGGCGAGTGGGATGAGGTGATGGACGTGGTGCGGCGGGCGGTCGCGGCCGTCGAGGCGCGGGCGCCGCGGGTGTCGTTGATCCTGAAGGCGGACATTCGGCCGGGGGTGACGGACGGGCTGACGTCCAAGGTGTCCACGGTGGAGCGCCACTTGTCCGCGTGAGGGTGGCTTTGCACCTCCGGTGCGGGGGTCCGTTGCCGACTGCGGCCCAGTAGGGGGAACCCGCGCAGTTCTCCGCGCCCCTAAAGGAAGGCAGCCCCCTCCGCCGTAGGTGAGCCCTGACACCCACCTGGACCCCCTCCGTTCGACACGCCGACGTAATGCCACTTCTGTGTGGGTATCGGCTTGTTCGATCACTGGGCACTGGAGGGCGCTGTGCGGCCGGAGGGCTACGACTACGACACCCACAGCAGGTTGGCCGGACCGCTCACGGAGCCGTCCGGCTCGGCCTACCGGGTGCAGTACACCAAGCTCCTGTCGAGCGAGCCGCACCGAATACGAGCCGTCCTGCTCATGACGCTCGCCCCGGTGCTCACCGGACTGCTGCTGGTCTATCTCGTGTGGCCCACCCACTGGGTGGAGCGTGAGGGCGGCGCCCGCTGGCTGGTCGGCCTCGACATCACGATGCTCGTGGCGATCGGCCTGATCGAGCTCTTCATGGTCGTCAACGTCGTGTCGATCGCGCACGCGACGATGGTCGCGAGGGATCCCGTTCCCGTCACCCCCGCCGAGGGCACCCGGGTCGCCTTC
This sequence is a window from Streptomyces ortus. Protein-coding genes within it:
- a CDS encoding DUF3817 domain-containing protein; amino-acid sequence: MDIKTASALRRLRLVSGPEAVSFLLLLVCSVLKRTTDFNAVPVMGMVHGVLFVLYVIFWADAWNRAKWGLRTAALYFVLSVLPTGGFFAERKLKGEAEAAVIKSRARNEGIVGA
- a CDS encoding MTH1187 family thiamine-binding protein — protein: MIVAFSVTPLGVSEDVGEYVADAVRVVRESGLPNRTDAMFTSLEGEWDEVMDVVRRAVAAVEARAPRVSLILKADIRPGVTDGLTSKVSTVERHLSA